The DNA segment GTCCTGTGGACATAAGGAATTCCTTTTCCTTTCAGAAGGAGAGCCAGTTTTTCCGATTCTTTGGCCGAGATGACGGGGTCGGTTTTTCCATGCAGAAGGGAAACTGGGCCACTTAACATTTCCAATTGGTAAAAGGGGGAAAGGTTTTCTGGCATTTTTTCGGGTACTGTGTCTAAAACCTGTTGGGCCAAACTGATTCGGAAGGTGCGATCGTTGTGGACTTGGTCAAAAAATTCTTTTGCAAGTTTTGAAGATTTGTTTAGATACAATTCGGTTTTGGCATTTTGCCCCGTTCGTTTGAGTCCATTGTCCAGGGCAGCTTCATAATACACGGATTCAAGTTCTTCTGCGAGTTCTCGTTCGAAACGGTGGAGCATATTATATAAAATAACATACACAGCGTACGGGTCTACTTCGTAATGAGAGAAAACAAAAGGGACTGCTTCAAAAAAATTACAATACCCACCAATAAGCATACTTGATTTGATTTTGTCTCGAGTGTTGGATCTGGAAGCGGCAATGATTCCCATACCCGCAGAAAAACTAGCTGATAAATACCCTAAGTCATTACCGTTAAACAATTGTTTGTTTGAATAAATCTCTAACATCAAATTTTGAATATTGGAGATGGTTGTTTCTTCGATTTTTAATCCTTTGACTTCTGGAAGTTCTGGTAAAATGACACTATGACCGGTACTTGCAATGTTTTCTGCTAAGTCGATGATCCTTTGGTCATCAATGCCCATAGCACTCATTCCATGTTGGATGTACACACCTGGTAAGGAAGTAGGATCAGTGTTCTTGGGATAAAAAAGAAAACTACGACGACCCGTTTCGGATAAAGTGAATTCTTTTCGTTCGAGAGATTTTTTTTGTTTTAGTCCGGCATAACTCAAAATTAGAGGGAGAGCCAAAACATAGGGTTTCATTCGACTTTAGTTTTGGGGAGTAGGGAATTTTTCCAACAATAAAATCAAATACAACCTTCCCATGTATTCATCCCCACGTCGGTCTTTTAAGTTAAAGATGAGAATGTATTGGCGAAAGTGTTCCAGTGATATGGGAACCAGTTTGTGGTTTAAATTTTCTGGTGGTAAGATATCAATTTCGTAACGACCAAGTCGCATTTCTGTAATCAATTTACCTGCAATTTGATTGGCGAATTCCATCATGATGGATGCAGAGTGGGCTCTCGAAGTTGGATCAATTTGAAAGGCTTTCGCTATTTTTGGTAAAAGTTTGAGTTTTGTATAACCATCGAGTGCTAAATAGAGTTTTCCATTGATGTCTCCCACAAATTCGACAAGTGTACAATTTTCAAAACAAAGTCCTTCGTTTTTGGAAGGACCATATGCTTCCCTTTCAGCAAACACAAGTAAGGTTTTGTGAAAATGGTCCGGTAATACTTGCGAAACCGTTAATATGAATTTTTCATCGATGAGTGGATCCATTTAAGCGGCGTGGTAGAGGATACTCTCTTCTAAAGAACCATATGCTTTTTTGATCCAACCATCAAACCGTAAGTCAGGAATGAGTGGATTGGAATAACCTAGTGCCACTTCGGAAGGATAACCCAATTGGTCTAATTCCTCAATGAATTGTTGGAAAAAAGAAGAAAAAGATTCTAGGCGTTCGTTGGGAATGAGAGCTGCATATAAGTCTTCTTCCAATTGGAAAAGTCCAAGACCGAGTACAGATTGTTTGATTCCCATATGATTGAGTCCGATGGCAAGTTCCGATTGGAAGTTGGTATCAATGAACTTAAATAAGACCAAGGTCTTTTTTTCGGAAGCCTCAAAGGAAGCTTTTGCCATTTGGTAAAAATGGGAAACAGTATATAGTTTTGTGAACGGGTGTTTGGTGACTTTTGAATATTCACGTTTTGCCAGTATTTTTTCTGACAAATTGGTTGTTTCTTCCCAAAACACTTGGATGTCTTCGTTTGACCAAACATCTTTTGAAGTAAAACATAAAAATCCAAATAAATTCGCATTGATGGTTAATGGAACATATAACTTACGTTTGTTTTTGGAAATCACAGGGAGGGATTCTCTAATTTGGTTTTCTTCCCATTCATTCCATTCCACAGGATTGTCGTCTGTTTCGACTAACATTTCTGACTTTTGCCAGTAACATTCCTTAAATTCTTTTCCATCAAAGTATACATATTGAATGGAGGAGAGTTTAGGACTTGTGAAGGAAAAAGGAAATTCCTTTACCGTATCACAAAAAAGATTTCGTTCTTCCAATCGAACGGATTCTCTCGCAAAAAAAATAGGGTCCACTTTCCATAAGATTTCTTTTGGTTTTGGTCCTTCTGTTACTTCATTGTAGGCTTCAGGTGTCTGTGAAACTTGTGCATCAAAAACTCCTTCCGAAGTATGGGTTTCTTCCGTTGTATTGGATAAGTCATCTTTGCCTGGTGTACTTGTTTCAGGAGAATTGGATAGGGACTGTAAATCCAAACTGTACAAAAAGAGAGTGAGGAGAAGGCATGAAACTGTGAGAAGAGTGAAACTCACCCAGGAAAAATAAAAGAGGGATTGCAGGGTCACACCAATGGCAAAAAAAATAATAGGAATTGTATATCGTTTCATGGTACCTTAGCCGTTACTCAATATAACGGGTAAAATGGGGATTCGCTAAACTGATTTTCCTTTTCCGCTAGGGGCAAATGAAACTCTATTCCGAATTAGCAGAATACTATTTTACCATCGAAGAACCTGGCCGAAAATTTTCGGAAGAAATCCTTTTCTTAAGAGAAACATTCAAGCGACATAAAATTTATACTGTCCTCGACATTGGGTGTGGGACAGGGGAACACATCAAAGAATTACAAGGGATGGGCTTCAAACCACATGGAGTCGACGGATCTCCCCGGATGCTCGAGATTGCAAAAGCAAGATTTCCACATTGTAGTTTTGAACTTGGAAAAATGGAAAACTACATCGCCAAACAACCAGTTGATGGAGTGATTTGTTTGTATGGAACGTTCAATTATTTAGTAAATGATGATTTGGTACAAAATTTCTTACGTAATTGTTATAAAAACTTAAAACAAGCTGGGTTACTTGTTTTGGAAATTTGGAATGCAGATCCCATCCACCGCATCAAACGAAAACCCATTACGACTGTGAGTAATGTAAGACAAGGGACCACATCCATACGAAGGAACCGCGGATTTCGGTTAACAAGAGCAGATGACATTGCCATCGTAGAAGTGAATTATGTTTATAATTTAAACCAAAAGGATTTAAAAGACAAACATACCATGCGAGTGTTTCATTTCCCACAAGTCAGGAATTTCTTAGACGAAAACAAATTTGATATCTTAAACGTGTATAGCAATTACGACGGAGAAAAGTACATCAAAACAGGCGCAAGGATGCTCATCGTCGCCAAAAAGAGGTCTTGACTTTCTTTTTTTAGTACGGTATCTCATTCTATCGGGAGAACGTATGTCCAATTCAAACCATTTCCAAGTGATCGTGATTGGAGGAGGGCCAGGTGGTTATGTCGCTGCCATCCGTGCTGCCCAACTCGGTTTACAAACATGTGTTGTCGAACGCGACAAACTCGGTGGAGTTTGTTTGAATTGGGGTTGTATTCCCACCAAAGCATTGTTAGAAAGTGCACATGTTTTAGAACATTTAAGAGAAGCATCTAAATTTGGCATCTCTGCAGACAATATCAAAGCCGATTTTGAGGCCATCATCAAACGCTCAAGGTCAGTGGCAGACCAAATGGCAAAAGGTGTTGAGTTTCTCATGAAAAAAAACAAGGTCACTGTGGTGAATGGGGAAGCTAGTTTTGCAAATGCTAAAACCATCACTGTGAAATCAACCACAGGCGAAACCTCATCCCTTACCGCAGATTATTTTATATTGGCAGTAGGTGCCAAAAACAAAGCCCTACCTTTTTTACCTTTTGACAGCAAACGAGTGTTATCTGCAAAAGAAGCCATGGTAGAACCAAAAGTCATTCCCAATTTAGCCATCATCGGTGCTGGTGCCATTGGTGTTGAATTTGCTGATTTTTATGCGAGTATGGGATCCAAAGTCACCATCATCGAATACCAAGACCACCTACTACCCAATGAGGACAAAGAAATCTCTGGGGTACTTGAACGTAGTTTTAAAAAACGAGGGATTGAACAGTATTTGAGTTATGGTGTGGAGACAGCAACTGTTTCTGAAAAAGGCGTTGAACTCACGTTACTTGATAGAAATTCCGCTAAAAAAGAGAAATTAAACTTTGATAAGGTGATTGTGGGAGTAGGGATCTCACCGAACACATCTAACATTGGCCTTGATGCCATTGGAGTGAAATTAAAAAATGGGTTTGTGGAATATGTTGGAAACTATAGAACCACAGTGGATCATATTTATGCAATCGGTGATTGTATTCCCACTCCATCCCTTGCCCATGTAGCAAGTGCGGAAGGGATTCGTGCTGCAGAAGATATCTCCATTCGTATGGGAAATCCTCACCACATCCAAATCCAACGATTGAATTATGCCTACATCCCTGGTTGTACGTATTGCCATCCAGAAGTGGCGAGTGTGGGTCTTAGCGAAGACAAAGCAAAAGCGATGGGCCACGAAATTAAGGTTGGTAAATTTCCGTTTACAGCGAGTGGACGTGCCCAAGCCCAAGGTGACACAACGGGGATGGTGAAAATTGTCTCCGATGCCAAACATGGTGAAATTTTAGGGGCACATATCATTGGACCAGGAGCAACGGAACTCATCGCAGAACTGACACTAGGTGCCAATATGGAAATTACCGTGAGAGAACTTGCCAATACCATCCATGCCCATCCTACCTTAGCTGAAGGGATTATGGAAGGTGCTGCGGCAGTGCTTGGTGAGGCAATTAATATATAAGGGAATGGATACGGGGATGGGAATCGATTGGTTTGTCAGTTCTATTCAATACTTCGTTACTCATTTGTATTTTCACATAACAGTTAGCAATTCTTAGATTCTTTCCCTTATGAAAGAACCTATCGAGTCTATCTTACGTACAGTTGGCCACAGGCCATGGCCCATTCCTAAGCATTCCTGGTTTTGGTACCAAGAATGGAACGAAACAATTTTTTTGCATTACCAAGTGGATGGAAATCGTTTGCGTGAGCTTGTTCCTCGGCATTTGGAATTGGATCAGTTTGATGGAGAACATTGGGTATCAGTAGTTGCCTTTACCATGGATCAAGTACATCCAAAGTTTACTTTCCCCATCCAATTCCTTTCTACCTTTCATGAAGTGAACCTTCGTACCTATGTGACACGTGATGACAAACCTGGTGTGTATTTTCTAAGTATCGAAGCAGAAAAAATCCTACCAACATT comes from the Leptospira ellinghausenii genome and includes:
- a CDS encoding alpha/beta hydrolase; the encoded protein is MKPYVLALPLILSYAGLKQKKSLERKEFTLSETGRRSFLFYPKNTDPTSLPGVYIQHGMSAMGIDDQRIIDLAENIASTGHSVILPELPEVKGLKIEETTISNIQNLMLEIYSNKQLFNGNDLGYLSASFSAGMGIIAASRSNTRDKIKSSMLIGGYCNFFEAVPFVFSHYEVDPYAVYVILYNMLHRFERELAEELESVYYEAALDNGLKRTGQNAKTELYLNKSSKLAKEFFDQVHNDRTFRISLAQQVLDTVPEKMPENLSPFYQLEMLSGPVSLLHGKTDPVISAKESEKLALLLKGKGIPYVHRTSTALTHGDSLPLHSQIFGVPALLQTFGSFLHWLDQ
- a CDS encoding chemotaxis protein CheX; protein product: MDPLIDEKFILTVSQVLPDHFHKTLLVFAEREAYGPSKNEGLCFENCTLVEFVGDINGKLYLALDGYTKLKLLPKIAKAFQIDPTSRAHSASIMMEFANQIAGKLITEMRLGRYEIDILPPENLNHKLVPISLEHFRQYILIFNLKDRRGDEYMGRLYLILLLEKFPTPQN
- a CDS encoding class I SAM-dependent DNA methyltransferase; the encoded protein is MKLYSELAEYYFTIEEPGRKFSEEILFLRETFKRHKIYTVLDIGCGTGEHIKELQGMGFKPHGVDGSPRMLEIAKARFPHCSFELGKMENYIAKQPVDGVICLYGTFNYLVNDDLVQNFLRNCYKNLKQAGLLVLEIWNADPIHRIKRKPITTVSNVRQGTTSIRRNRGFRLTRADDIAIVEVNYVYNLNQKDLKDKHTMRVFHFPQVRNFLDENKFDILNVYSNYDGEKYIKTGARMLIVAKKRS
- the lpdA gene encoding dihydrolipoyl dehydrogenase, which gives rise to MSNSNHFQVIVIGGGPGGYVAAIRAAQLGLQTCVVERDKLGGVCLNWGCIPTKALLESAHVLEHLREASKFGISADNIKADFEAIIKRSRSVADQMAKGVEFLMKKNKVTVVNGEASFANAKTITVKSTTGETSSLTADYFILAVGAKNKALPFLPFDSKRVLSAKEAMVEPKVIPNLAIIGAGAIGVEFADFYASMGSKVTIIEYQDHLLPNEDKEISGVLERSFKKRGIEQYLSYGVETATVSEKGVELTLLDRNSAKKEKLNFDKVIVGVGISPNTSNIGLDAIGVKLKNGFVEYVGNYRTTVDHIYAIGDCIPTPSLAHVASAEGIRAAEDISIRMGNPHHIQIQRLNYAYIPGCTYCHPEVASVGLSEDKAKAMGHEIKVGKFPFTASGRAQAQGDTTGMVKIVSDAKHGEILGAHIIGPGATELIAELTLGANMEITVRELANTIHAHPTLAEGIMEGAAAVLGEAINI
- a CDS encoding YqjF family protein, with product MKEPIESILRTVGHRPWPIPKHSWFWYQEWNETIFLHYQVDGNRLRELVPRHLELDQFDGEHWVSVVAFTMDQVHPKFTFPIQFLSTFHEVNLRTYVTRDDKPGVYFLSIEAEKILPTFLARMSSGLPYKHSPIIRTNNSYIVRGKRCEIGIEFLKKDKISSPTPKELWLTERYSLYRGKNPDETAMDVHHKPWELFQLEFTKLNIRYAAYDGLVNFGNPNVCHYSPGVQVLAWL